CTCCTTCGCGCCGCTGCACCACTACCGGCGCACGGTGCGCGGCTGGCAGCCCGACATCCTCGACCGGGGGCAGCTCGCCGTGCTCGGCGAGGACGAGACCTCGGCGCTGAACGCTTCGGAGGGGCCCCTCGACGAGTTCGATCAGGTCGACCGCGAGATCCTCGACCTCCTCATCCGCGACGGCCGCATGAGCATCGACGCCATATCCTCCGAGCTCGGCCTCGCGAAGGCGACGGTGCGCCGCCGCATCCAGCTCATGCAGCACTCGGACCGCGTGAGCATCAGAGCGGTGCTCGAACCGGCCCTGCTCGGGTTCCCGCACGAGATCTTCCTCACCGCGCGCGCGCCGCTCTCACGACTCGACGAGCTCGCCGAGCTGATCGCGGCCGACTCCCGCGCCCGATGGGTGGCCGAGACCACGGCCGACGGGTCGGTGCGGGCGATGCTCGCCTGCCGGAACAGCGGCGAGGTGCCGTCCGCCGTCTCCGACCTCGCGGCCAGGTTCGCCGACGACCGGCTCACCGTCGAGACCGAGCGGTTGCTCACCATGTACAAGCGCAGCGACGTCGTGCTGCCGCCGGCGATCCGGAGTTCTTGAACCTCGCGCCGTCGGCTACTTCTTGCGCAGCGCCTTGAAGAGCATCTGGCCCAGGATGAAGGCGAGCAGGATCGAGAACGCGACGTTCGACCAGAAGGGCGGGATATGCGTCGCGATCACCGAGCCGAGGGGGGAGAGCACGCTCGCGGCGATGCCCAGCACTGCGGCGGATCTGAGGTCGACGTTGCGGCGGCGCACATTGCCGAGTGTGCCCGAGATCGATCCCGGGATGAGCATGATCAGCGACGTGCCCTTCGCGATGAGGTCGCTCGACCCGAAGAAGAACATCAGCACCGGCACGACGATCACACCGCCGCCCACGCCCAGCAACCCCGAGAGCACACCGGTGATCAGACCGGTCAGCACCAGCAGCGATCCGGTGAGCAGCGTGATGTCGATCTCGGCGTCTCGCTGCGGGATCACGAACCACAGACTGATCACGACTCCGAGCAGGAAGGCCATGAACATCCAGCGCAGGAAGCCGGTGGGAACCCTCGAGAGCAGGTAGCTGCCGATCTGCGCGCCGATCACCACGCCGACGGCGAGCAGCACGGCCGCGATCCAGTCGACATTGCCCTGGAGCGAGTATCCGATACCGCCGACGACGGCGGCGGGGAGGATCGCGGCGACCGACGTTCCGGCGGCGAGACGCTGCTCGAAGCCGAGGAACATCACGAGCATCGGCACGAGCACCACACCGCCTCCGATGCCGAAGAGGCCTGAGAGCAGGCCCGTGGCGGCGCCGAGCAGCGCGAGGACGATGATGCTGGGACGGATGGATTGAGTCATGGAGATCGTTTCTAGGAGAGGGCGGTTCGGCTGAGCGGAGGCGGCGGCGCCGTTCAACCCGCGCCGTCAACCACGATCGCCGAGCCGTCCGACCTCGGGTCGCTCGCCGCTTCGTACCCCTCCGAGGTGACGCGGATCAGGTTCGAATGCCCCAGATCCTCCGTGTACGCGGGAACCGTCTTGAGCTCGAAC
This DNA window, taken from Leucobacter tenebrionis, encodes the following:
- a CDS encoding sulfite exporter TauE/SafE family protein is translated as MTQSIRPSIIVLALLGAATGLLSGLFGIGGGVVLVPMLVMFLGFEQRLAAGTSVAAILPAAVVGGIGYSLQGNVDWIAAVLLAVGVVIGAQIGSYLLSRVPTGFLRWMFMAFLLGVVISLWFVIPQRDAEIDITLLTGSLLVLTGLITGVLSGLLGVGGGVIVVPVLMFFFGSSDLIAKGTSLIMLIPGSISGTLGNVRRRNVDLRSAAVLGIAASVLSPLGSVIATHIPPFWSNVAFSILLAFILGQMLFKALRKK
- a CDS encoding Lrp/AsnC family transcriptional regulator, whose protein sequence is MTETLDQADRSICAALLRNGRAPWRLIAQATGLQERTVSRRATRLFEQGLVRVTAFAHPLLAGRGDAFLARFSCRPEQMPHVARWLAHRPETLWVSTLMSQSAVLAECFIRPEEQAAFIERELPFRDVTDYSFAPLHHYRRTVRGWQPDILDRGQLAVLGEDETSALNASEGPLDEFDQVDREILDLLIRDGRMSIDAISSELGLAKATVRRRIQLMQHSDRVSIRAVLEPALLGFPHEIFLTARAPLSRLDELAELIAADSRARWVAETTADGSVRAMLACRNSGEVPSAVSDLAARFADDRLTVETERLLTMYKRSDVVLPPAIRSS